In the Borrelia turicatae 91E135 genome, one interval contains:
- a CDS encoding vWA domain-containing protein, giving the protein MKKAYFIISLFIVFNLFSSINDHLSINIDDVYVEAHEDGFHLFIRKKPNIKSVILTESFEIPDKSKDVSTYSFRTLEYNRINGDEIRILNGRVIQNRRLLSLTSSTPVQNRRFGQAFHILIPKKLRYGFPNFLTRSGDIDLEVLKRKKDPFWFSIRTFEKKYNDYLGQYKDNAYELFFGDIQRESTSENNDLKKEFSRFSDNVVVAKKGLDLVDKIKNILEESEDPLADLDLVFVIDVTDSMKNHIEILREHLFSMIEPQLSQYRSYRVGFVFYKDYLEDFLTRSFDFNNKEYLNNVLEDISVGGGGDYPEAVFEGINSAVTQFDWKADNRFIIVLGNAPPHEYPRGPIVYEDVIRSAKEKDITIYGILLK; this is encoded by the coding sequence ATGAAAAAAGCTTACTTTATTATTTCCTTATTTATTGTATTTAATTTATTTTCTTCAATTAATGATCATTTAAGTATTAATATTGATGATGTATATGTTGAGGCTCATGAAGATGGTTTTCATCTTTTCATAAGAAAAAAGCCAAATATTAAATCGGTTATTTTAACTGAGTCTTTTGAAATTCCAGATAAGAGTAAAGACGTTTCTACTTATTCATTTAGAACATTGGAGTATAATAGAATTAATGGGGATGAGATTAGAATTTTAAATGGTAGAGTTATTCAAAATAGACGTCTCTTATCATTAACATCTTCTACGCCTGTTCAAAATAGAAGATTTGGACAAGCTTTTCATATCTTAATACCTAAAAAGTTGAGATACGGTTTTCCTAATTTTTTGACAAGGAGTGGTGATATCGATTTAGAAGTTCTAAAGAGAAAAAAAGATCCTTTTTGGTTTTCAATTAGAACTTTTGAGAAAAAATATAATGATTATTTAGGTCAGTATAAGGATAATGCTTATGAGTTATTTTTTGGAGACATTCAACGAGAAAGTACAAGTGAGAATAATGATTTAAAAAAAGAATTCTCTAGGTTTTCAGATAATGTTGTTGTTGCAAAAAAAGGACTTGATCTTGTTGATAAGATAAAAAATATTTTAGAAGAATCAGAAGATCCGCTTGCTGATTTAGATCTTGTTTTTGTTATTGATGTGACTGATAGTATGAAAAATCATATCGAAATTTTAAGAGAACACCTTTTCTCTATGATAGAACCGCAGTTAAGTCAATATAGGTCTTATAGGGTAGGTTTTGTGTTTTATAAGGATTATCTTGAAGATTTTTTAACAAGATCTTTTGATTTTAATAATAAAGAATATTTAAATAATGTTCTTGAAGATATTAGTGTGGGTGGTGGGGGAGATTATCCTGAGGCAGTATTTGAGGGAATTAATTCTGCTGTTACTCAATTTGATTGGAAAGCAGATAATAGGTTTATTATCGTATTGGGTAATGCACCTCCCCATGAATATCCCCGAGGACCTATAGTTTATGAGGATGTCATTAGATCAGCTAAGGAAAAAGATATTACAATTTATGGAATATTACTTAAGTAG
- a CDS encoding peptide ABC transporter substrate-binding protein gives MKIKKYTFIIFFLTVILSCSKENSKENLSFKISMGGEPKSIDPQLTEDKIGATIVAQMFSGIVDGDPKTGGYKPGLAQSWDISDDGTIYTFHLRKDIVWSDGVPITAEGIRRSYIRMLTKDTASNYVGMIKSTIKNAQDYFEGKIPESELGIKTIDELTLEISIITPKAYFLDMLVHQSFIPVPVHAIEKYGKNWTNPENMVVSGAYKLKERNPNEKISLIKNDKYFNAANIELQELIFYTINDASTAYRMYENNEIDMLIHGAIPPDLIKEIKLRNDYYSSAINGLYYFSFNTQVKPLDNVKVREALTLAIDRETLTKKVIDNGSIPTRSISPKFNHYSYGKPLELFNPQRAKELMAEAGYPNGEDFPQLKLKYNTNESHKKIAEFVQNQWEKILNINIVLENEEWASFLETKQKGNYEIARSGWIGDYSDPLTFLSLFQKEFAYFSSYKYFNKEYENLINQSDREQDPIKRQNILRQAEEIIIKKDFPVAPIYIYAGNYLFKNDKWTGWVPNISERFNFSEIKRIK, from the coding sequence ATGAAAATAAAAAAATATACGTTTATTATATTTTTCTTAACAGTTATTTTATCCTGCAGTAAGGAAAATAGCAAAGAAAATTTGTCTTTCAAAATCAGCATGGGAGGAGAACCTAAATCAATAGATCCGCAATTAACTGAAGATAAAATAGGTGCAACTATAGTCGCACAAATGTTTAGTGGTATAGTAGATGGTGACCCAAAAACTGGTGGATACAAGCCAGGACTAGCTCAATCTTGGGACATATCCGATGATGGAACTATATATACATTTCACTTAAGAAAAGATATCGTTTGGAGTGATGGAGTCCCTATTACTGCTGAAGGTATAAGAAGATCTTATATTAGGATGTTAACTAAAGATACAGCATCAAATTATGTCGGTATGATTAAGTCAACAATCAAAAATGCACAAGATTACTTCGAGGGCAAAATACCAGAATCTGAACTTGGCATTAAAACTATAGATGAATTGACACTAGAGATCTCTATTATTACTCCAAAAGCTTACTTTTTAGATATGCTAGTACACCAATCTTTCATACCAGTACCAGTTCATGCTATTGAAAAATATGGAAAAAACTGGACAAATCCTGAAAACATGGTAGTAAGTGGTGCATACAAACTAAAGGAAAGAAATCCCAACGAAAAAATATCACTTATAAAAAATGATAAATACTTTAACGCTGCAAACATTGAATTACAAGAACTTATATTTTACACAATAAATGATGCATCAACTGCCTATAGAATGTATGAAAATAATGAAATTGATATGCTTATACATGGAGCAATTCCACCTGATTTAATAAAAGAAATAAAATTAAGAAATGATTATTATTCATCTGCTATTAATGGTCTTTACTACTTTTCATTTAACACACAAGTCAAACCTCTTGATAATGTAAAGGTTAGAGAAGCTTTAACTCTTGCTATTGATAGAGAAACATTAACAAAAAAAGTTATAGATAATGGTTCTATTCCTACAAGAAGTATAAGCCCAAAATTTAATCATTATTCTTACGGCAAACCACTAGAATTATTTAATCCACAAAGAGCAAAAGAACTAATGGCTGAAGCTGGTTATCCTAATGGTGAGGATTTCCCTCAACTAAAACTCAAATATAATACAAATGAAAGTCATAAAAAAATTGCTGAATTTGTTCAAAATCAATGGGAAAAAATTTTAAATATCAACATTGTACTTGAAAATGAAGAATGGGCATCATTCTTAGAAACCAAACAAAAAGGAAATTATGAAATAGCAAGATCTGGTTGGATAGGTGATTATTCAGATCCATTAACATTCTTAAGTTTATTCCAAAAAGAGTTTGCATATTTTTCCTCATACAAGTACTTTAATAAAGAATATGAAAATTTAATAAACCAATCTGATCGCGAGCAAGATCCAATTAAAAGACAAAACATTTTAAGACAAGCTGAAGAAATAATTATAAAGAAAGATTTCCCTGTAGCCCCAATATACATATATGCAGGAAACTACCTATTCAAAAATGACAAATGGACCGGTTGGGTACCTAACATTTCAGAAAGATTTAATTTCTCTGAAATTAAAAGAATCAAATAA
- a CDS encoding 1-acyl-sn-glycerol-3-phosphate acyltransferase, with translation MFIRNESFNKYFKGIENEFFSRFKAIEKINYLNNSYHEADSVSRSLVDTMIKRLLKSSSTIVGIQNILKLYEKSKSGKSSIILMEHYSNFDFPCFQFLLNQMNCKEVSEHIVPIAGVKLFKDNLLIKSLSLGYSVIFIYPPHAFVGVDHETIRARRVFNANSMRCIADKKSSGYMILIFPTATRYRKGRPETKKIISEISSYFKLFDYFIMVGVNGSILEVSSNEDMSCDVFKEDTLVYNATEILDILEYKNLILEQLNQEGLEPTKEILGSRIADDLEKRFEVLHEEGAKIYSGLI, from the coding sequence ATGTTTATACGTAATGAGAGTTTTAATAAATATTTTAAAGGTATTGAGAATGAATTTTTTAGTAGGTTTAAAGCTATTGAAAAGATAAATTATTTAAATAATTCTTATCATGAAGCAGATTCTGTTAGTAGGAGTTTAGTTGATACAATGATTAAAAGACTTCTTAAGAGTAGTTCTACTATTGTTGGTATTCAAAATATTTTAAAGCTTTATGAAAAATCTAAATCTGGCAAGTCTTCAATTATATTAATGGAACATTATAGTAATTTTGATTTTCCTTGTTTTCAGTTTTTGCTTAATCAAATGAATTGTAAGGAAGTTTCGGAACATATTGTTCCTATAGCTGGTGTTAAACTTTTTAAAGATAATTTATTAATTAAAAGTCTATCTTTAGGTTATAGTGTGATATTTATTTATCCTCCACATGCATTTGTTGGCGTTGATCATGAAACGATTAGGGCGCGACGAGTTTTTAATGCTAATTCTATGAGATGTATTGCAGATAAAAAGAGTAGTGGTTATATGATTCTTATTTTTCCGACGGCTACAAGATATAGGAAAGGTAGGCCTGAGACTAAAAAAATAATTTCAGAGATTTCAAGTTATTTTAAGCTTTTTGATTATTTTATAATGGTTGGTGTTAACGGGAGTATTCTTGAAGTTTCATCAAATGAGGATATGTCTTGTGATGTTTTTAAAGAAGATACTCTTGTTTATAATGCAACAGAAATATTGGATATACTTGAATACAAAAATTTAATTTTAGAGCAGTTAAATCAAGAAGGTTTAGAACCAACAAAAGAAATTTTGGGTTCTAGAATTGCTGATGATTTAGAGAAACGTTTCGAGGTCCTTCATGAAGAGGGAGCCAAGATATATAGTGGTTTGATTTAG
- a CDS encoding peptide ABC transporter substrate-binding protein, translating into MKYKTIILLSLLIIWLTSCSGDEHKDKITFRVTNEAEPDSLDPQLATSVQAFNIIINTFAGLTTRNTQTGGHKPGLAQSWDISADGLVYTLHLREGIMWSDGVPITAEGILKSYLRVLNKETGSQYVDIVKSTIKNAKDYFEGKIPESELGIKTIDNSTLEITLVAPKPYFLDMLAHQTFIPVPVHAIEKYGQAWTNPENIVVSGAYKLKTRIPNEKIVLEKNDKYYNASNVEIDEVIFYQVQGNTAYNMYINDELDFLTKVASEYLDEARIRNDYYSHPINRVAYMAFNTTIKPLDNVKVREALTLAIDREALNKITLKGQSKPTRNLTPPFEHYSYGKQLKLFDPQRAKQLLAEAGYPDGAGFPTLKYKTSQRNGMAITAEFLQEQLKKTLNINIEIEIEEWNTFLNNRNKGNYQTSYMGWTGDYSDPLTFLESLFTTENQGFGAYGYSNKKYDNLIEQSNFAQDPIQRQDILRQAEALIIEQDFPVAPLSILKSYYLFRHDKWTGWIPNVSEAYLYEEIKYKRENINN; encoded by the coding sequence ATGAAATACAAAACAATAATTCTTTTATCTTTATTGATTATATGGCTAACTTCCTGTTCCGGTGATGAACACAAAGATAAGATAACATTTAGAGTAACAAATGAAGCCGAGCCTGATTCACTTGATCCTCAACTTGCTACTTCTGTTCAAGCATTCAACATAATTATAAACACATTTGCGGGTTTAACAACAAGAAACACACAAACTGGAGGACATAAACCAGGATTAGCTCAATCTTGGGATATATCTGCAGATGGACTTGTATACACACTGCACTTAAGAGAAGGTATTATGTGGAGTGATGGGGTGCCCATTACTGCTGAAGGAATTCTAAAGTCTTACCTTAGAGTTTTAAATAAAGAAACAGGTTCACAATACGTTGACATCGTTAAATCAACAATCAAAAATGCAAAAGATTACTTCGAAGGTAAAATACCGGAATCCGAACTTGGTATTAAAACTATAGACAATTCAACTTTAGAGATAACTTTAGTTGCTCCAAAACCTTATTTTCTTGATATGTTAGCACATCAAACATTTATACCAGTACCAGTTCATGCTATTGAAAAATATGGACAAGCTTGGACAAATCCTGAAAATATAGTAGTAAGTGGTGCATACAAATTAAAGACAAGAATCCCAAATGAAAAAATAGTGCTTGAAAAAAACGATAAATACTACAATGCCTCAAATGTTGAAATAGATGAAGTGATATTTTATCAGGTACAAGGAAACACTGCGTATAACATGTACATAAACGACGAACTTGATTTCCTAACCAAAGTAGCATCAGAATACTTAGATGAAGCTAGAATAAGAAATGATTATTATTCTCATCCTATAAATAGAGTAGCCTACATGGCATTTAACACCACTATCAAACCACTTGATAATGTAAAGGTTAGAGAAGCTTTAACTCTTGCTATTGACAGAGAAGCACTCAATAAGATCACTCTAAAGGGTCAATCAAAACCAACAAGAAACTTAACACCACCATTTGAGCATTATTCTTACGGGAAACAATTAAAATTATTTGACCCACAAAGAGCAAAACAACTACTAGCTGAAGCTGGTTATCCTGATGGAGCAGGTTTTCCTACTCTTAAATATAAAACTTCACAACGAAATGGAATGGCAATAACTGCAGAGTTCTTGCAAGAACAACTTAAAAAAACACTAAATATTAACATTGAAATTGAAATTGAAGAATGGAATACATTCCTAAATAATAGAAACAAAGGTAATTATCAAACATCATATATGGGATGGACAGGTGATTATTCAGATCCACTAACATTTCTTGAGAGTCTATTTACAACAGAAAATCAAGGATTTGGAGCATATGGCTATTCAAACAAAAAATATGACAATTTAATAGAACAATCTAATTTTGCACAAGACCCAATACAAAGACAAGATATTTTAAGACAAGCTGAGGCTCTAATTATAGAGCAAGATTTTCCTGTAGCTCCACTCTCAATACTCAAATCATACTATCTATTCAGACATGACAAATGGACTGGTTGGATTCCTAATGTTTCAGAAGCTTATCTTTATGAAGAAATAAAATATAAAAGAGAAAACATTAATAATTAA
- a CDS encoding LysM peptidoglycan-binding domain-containing protein produces MIKKSKLLFLMLSVFALPLISCKTPPEDTKNANSKISTKETGDIKRDIEDIKKGVLRERGNLFYSKEFNETEKIEKEMHEKFAKGMIKEGNEIALKVLERYRNIARDTTEKKEQINYLKENIEKYLNDAEANEAYIWIPLEIDEVNNLYFEATRKYKMYDIESSLGMYSKTFNKAQQAAKKAKEARALKETEERMYKQLKALEAASELPVYRNNKLIKPSPWNGRALLKDKGERINLLNPQDETYLLGQMDSLILAYEEKAEEVKTPDPNKFKTLQLIEKARQLWEQGLEAKNLNNLRLANELFLDSARYLKAYQSHSSKELYIIKIGNTLWGISKKLYNDPYLWPKIWFANRQKIQNPDLIHENWKIIIPSK; encoded by the coding sequence ATGATAAAAAAAAGCAAATTATTATTTTTAATGTTATCTGTATTTGCTCTTCCCCTAATTTCATGCAAAACCCCGCCAGAGGATACAAAGAATGCAAACTCCAAAATTTCAACTAAAGAAACTGGGGATATAAAAAGAGACATTGAAGATATAAAGAAGGGAGTCCTAAGAGAACGGGGCAATCTTTTTTATTCTAAAGAATTTAATGAGACTGAAAAGATTGAAAAAGAAATGCACGAAAAATTTGCAAAGGGAATGATTAAAGAAGGTAATGAAATTGCCCTAAAAGTATTAGAAAGGTACAGAAATATCGCAAGAGATACAACAGAAAAAAAAGAACAAATAAACTACTTGAAAGAAAACATTGAAAAATACTTGAATGATGCTGAAGCTAATGAAGCATATATATGGATCCCATTAGAAATAGACGAAGTAAATAACTTATATTTCGAAGCAACAAGAAAATATAAAATGTATGATATCGAAAGCTCTCTTGGAATGTATAGTAAAACATTTAATAAAGCACAACAAGCTGCTAAAAAGGCAAAAGAAGCAAGGGCTCTTAAAGAAACGGAAGAGAGAATGTATAAACAATTAAAAGCACTGGAAGCTGCTTCTGAACTCCCCGTTTACAGAAACAATAAACTCATTAAACCATCACCATGGAATGGAAGAGCGCTTCTTAAGGATAAAGGTGAACGCATAAATCTTTTAAACCCACAAGACGAAACTTACTTACTTGGACAAATGGATTCATTAATACTTGCTTATGAAGAAAAGGCTGAAGAAGTAAAAACCCCAGACCCAAATAAATTTAAAACACTCCAGCTTATTGAAAAAGCCAGACAATTATGGGAACAAGGACTTGAAGCTAAGAATCTTAATAATCTTAGACTTGCAAATGAATTATTCTTAGATTCTGCAAGATATCTCAAAGCCTATCAAAGTCACTCAAGTAAGGAGTTATATATAATTAAAATCGGAAACACCTTGTGGGGTATTTCTAAGAAATTGTACAACGACCCTTACCTATGGCCAAAAATTTGGTTTGCAAACAGACAAAAAATTCAGAATCCGGATTTAATACATGAAAATTGGAAAATAATAATTCCTTCTAAATAA
- a CDS encoding ABC transporter permease gives MLKFTMQKILETIPTLIVIIFLCFLIMKLAPGNPFDSEKPIDPQIKEKLMQKYHLDKPFYVQAYYYITNIFKGDFGPSLVKKDLNVNQYIKLGFPKSFTIGIISLIISLTLGILLGSLAAIKKNTRTDYIIRIAAICGISVPTFVTGPLLQYLLSVKLKLFYTSGWISERGGLTNLIMPILTMSLPWIAIFTRIIRGSMLEILKSDFVRTAKAKGLSFNVIIRKHVLIGSILPLVSYIGPAFAGIISGSMVIEQIFRIAGMGTFTVESSLNRDYPLLMGSLLVYSTILLISILASDIAYKKLDPRT, from the coding sequence ATGTTAAAGTTTACCATGCAAAAAATACTGGAAACAATACCAACTTTAATAGTAATAATTTTTTTGTGTTTTTTAATAATGAAGCTTGCTCCCGGGAACCCATTTGATTCTGAAAAACCCATTGACCCTCAAATTAAAGAAAAATTGATGCAAAAATACCATCTTGATAAACCTTTTTATGTACAAGCTTACTACTACATCACAAACATTTTCAAAGGAGACTTTGGGCCATCATTAGTAAAGAAAGATTTAAATGTAAATCAATACATAAAATTAGGATTTCCTAAATCATTTACAATTGGAATAATAAGCTTAATAATATCTCTCACACTTGGAATTTTGCTAGGCTCATTAGCAGCGATCAAAAAAAACACTCGCACCGATTATATAATAAGAATAGCAGCAATATGTGGAATTTCTGTACCCACCTTTGTGACTGGTCCTCTTTTACAATATCTTTTATCTGTAAAATTAAAATTATTTTACACTTCTGGATGGATTTCAGAACGAGGAGGGCTTACAAATTTAATTATGCCAATATTAACAATGAGTTTACCATGGATAGCTATTTTTACACGCATTATTAGGGGTTCTATGTTAGAAATACTAAAGAGCGATTTTGTAAGAACAGCAAAAGCTAAAGGACTAAGCTTTAATGTAATAATCAGAAAGCATGTGTTAATAGGCTCTATACTCCCTCTAGTAAGTTATATAGGGCCTGCATTTGCTGGTATAATTTCTGGCAGTATGGTTATTGAACAAATATTTAGAATTGCTGGAATGGGTACATTTACAGTAGAATCATCTCTAAACAGGGATTATCCACTACTCATGGGTTCACTATTAGTATATTCAACAATATTGCTCATTTCCATTTTAGCATCTGATATTGCTTATAAAAAACTTGACCCAAGAACATAG
- the flcA gene encoding periplasmic flagellar collar protein FlcA, giving the protein MPDIEKINKFKRELLDNISDERAQKERFGIKMDIEPPKDGESIVPWENQEEVFDLEEEPDDELDLDAMLGELDSEEDQNDGSNENDIAILKDSKKVDIDPEFNELDNDFDVLSSHLEENLEKVLDDNSISLDDAINFDLDNNADSLQNLDIENDLDSDLLNSDESIDNEIDANNLSQESLNDSNDDFDLENMISGLKESDETNNSLEMPYSDESFSNENSENLSDGEEDNWSNLSDDFEFLENDQKEPLGKHNFKINYPLFFKHLDSYPRNLRIAIAEALMLENVSRYKIEALIDLVEQNKKGLKFIAKFVGDIVGRSVKLPVMYYKAEECSKLEKKFSYRLSKALTPIFKIASLFVILTFLSFYFLVDVMFFYIASDRKYKEGISYIYENKRELAKAIFRDAYYMKPNKKWFLTYAKVFEDVRDFDSAEEKYEELFTIDPFSVGASKRRRKNFDRDGYISYAFMKMRLGEYADANAILDEVISYSIYDYEALMAKGDNYFQWAQRDPAYYKDSINNYTILLSKYGHKKEILFKLFNAYIEAGAEREAEDVNAFIKVNKELDIDEVVYTKYAKKLIDKYVEFTVYNKRINALSRNLKYFSAQMNLLNKEFSSFKAGNGKSISNALNDINLNSEIEYILRRILFKNPDYDKALFESGRYFYYMGDLKKSEGYLLTALNSFRQEDSIENSSEKIVAYRILSDIYERNNDALKASNIVSLALNEYDFYKKNGLVKSSRELALIYEKQGDILRTLNGFKSAISSYEMAINEGVNSPDVYYKLALLNYKENNYKDALTYLFRVQNMSGFANSNKVLNSIASVLYKMGDFEAARSYYLRVLQNLESEKSSILSFKPQGNDHHKALLIKEIEIYNNLGVVEIRASLGDRIESGVVRNNNLFDSGIANLTESSRIFDILNRDDDMVKSVKKDLASLNLRGIFKNDFIGSKILFYDNLADNL; this is encoded by the coding sequence ATGCCAGATATAGAGAAAATAAATAAGTTTAAAAGAGAATTATTAGATAATATTTCCGATGAGAGGGCTCAAAAGGAACGTTTTGGCATCAAAATGGATATTGAACCTCCTAAAGATGGGGAGTCTATTGTTCCTTGGGAAAATCAGGAAGAAGTTTTTGATTTAGAAGAAGAACCCGATGATGAGCTTGATTTGGATGCTATGCTTGGTGAGCTTGATAGTGAGGAAGATCAGAATGATGGATCTAATGAAAATGATATTGCAATTTTAAAAGATTCTAAAAAAGTAGACATTGATCCTGAGTTTAATGAGTTAGATAATGATTTTGATGTTTTAAGTTCTCATCTTGAAGAAAATCTTGAAAAAGTTCTTGATGATAATTCTATTAGTTTAGACGATGCTATTAATTTCGATTTAGATAATAATGCTGATAGTTTGCAAAATCTAGATATAGAGAATGATTTGGATTCAGATTTATTAAATTCTGATGAGTCTATTGATAATGAGATTGATGCTAATAATTTGAGTCAGGAATCTCTAAATGATAGTAATGATGATTTTGATCTTGAGAATATGATTAGTGGTCTAAAGGAATCAGATGAAACAAATAATAGTTTAGAAATGCCTTACAGTGATGAATCATTTTCTAATGAAAATTCTGAAAATCTTAGTGATGGTGAGGAGGATAATTGGTCTAATCTTTCAGATGATTTTGAATTTTTGGAAAATGACCAAAAAGAACCTTTAGGTAAACATAATTTTAAAATTAATTATCCTTTATTTTTCAAGCATTTAGATTCTTATCCTAGAAATTTGAGAATTGCTATTGCTGAGGCTTTAATGCTAGAGAATGTCTCTAGGTACAAAATTGAAGCATTAATTGATCTTGTTGAACAAAATAAGAAAGGGCTTAAGTTTATTGCTAAATTTGTTGGAGACATTGTTGGTCGTTCTGTTAAATTGCCTGTTATGTATTATAAAGCAGAGGAATGTAGCAAACTTGAAAAGAAATTTAGCTATAGACTTTCTAAAGCTTTAACCCCAATCTTTAAAATTGCATCTCTTTTTGTTATTTTGACCTTTTTGTCTTTTTATTTTTTAGTTGATGTTATGTTTTTTTATATTGCATCTGATAGAAAATATAAAGAGGGAATATCATATATATATGAGAATAAGAGAGAGCTTGCTAAAGCTATTTTTAGGGATGCATATTATATGAAACCTAACAAAAAGTGGTTTTTAACTTATGCTAAAGTTTTTGAAGATGTAAGAGATTTTGATAGTGCTGAGGAAAAATACGAAGAATTATTTACCATTGATCCATTTTCTGTGGGTGCTTCTAAGAGAAGACGTAAAAATTTTGATAGGGATGGATATATATCTTATGCTTTTATGAAAATGAGGCTTGGTGAGTATGCTGATGCCAATGCTATTTTGGATGAGGTTATATCTTATTCTATTTATGATTATGAGGCATTAATGGCTAAGGGTGATAATTATTTTCAGTGGGCTCAAAGAGATCCTGCATATTACAAAGATAGTATTAATAATTACACTATCTTGCTTTCAAAATATGGTCATAAAAAGGAAATTTTGTTTAAGCTTTTTAATGCTTACATTGAGGCTGGTGCTGAGAGAGAAGCTGAAGATGTAAATGCTTTTATTAAGGTAAATAAGGAATTAGATATTGATGAAGTAGTTTATACTAAATATGCTAAGAAATTGATAGATAAGTATGTTGAGTTTACAGTTTATAATAAAAGAATAAATGCTCTTTCTAGAAATTTGAAATATTTCAGTGCTCAAATGAACTTACTTAATAAAGAATTTTCTAGTTTTAAGGCAGGTAATGGAAAAAGCATTTCTAATGCTTTAAATGATATTAATCTTAACTCAGAGATTGAATATATTCTTAGAAGAATTTTATTCAAAAATCCTGATTACGATAAGGCTCTTTTTGAGAGTGGTAGATATTTTTATTATATGGGTGATCTTAAGAAATCAGAAGGGTATTTATTAACAGCACTGAATAGTTTTAGACAAGAAGATTCAATTGAAAATTCTTCTGAAAAGATTGTTGCTTATAGAATTTTGTCAGATATTTATGAGAGGAACAATGATGCTCTTAAGGCAAGTAATATTGTTAGTCTGGCTTTAAATGAATATGATTTTTATAAAAAAAATGGTCTTGTTAAAAGCTCTAGAGAGCTTGCTTTAATTTATGAAAAGCAGGGGGATATTCTTAGGACTTTAAATGGTTTTAAATCGGCTATATCTTCTTATGAAATGGCAATAAATGAAGGAGTTAATTCCCCAGATGTTTATTACAAATTAGCATTGCTTAATTATAAGGAAAATAATTATAAAGATGCATTAACTTATTTATTTAGAGTTCAAAATATGTCTGGATTTGCAAATAGTAATAAAGTTTTAAACTCAATTGCATCTGTTCTCTACAAGATGGGTGATTTTGAGGCTGCTAGGAGTTATTATTTAAGAGTATTGCAGAATTTGGAATCAGAAAAGTCTAGCATTTTAAGTTTTAAACCTCAAGGGAATGATCATCATAAAGCTTTATTGATAAAAGAAATTGAAATTTACAATAATCTAGGAGTTGTTGAGATAAGAGCATCTCTTGGTGATAGGATTGAATCTGGTGTTGTTAGAAATAATAATCTTTTTGATTCGGGGATTGCGAATTTGACTGAATCTTCTAGAATATTTGATATCTTAAATCGTGATGATGATATGGTTAAGAGTGTTAAAAAAGATCTTGCTAGTTTAAATCTTAGAGGTATTTTTAAGAATGATTTTATTGGTTCTAAGATTTTATTCTATGATAATTTGGCTGATAATCTTTAG